A portion of the Corynebacterium jeikeium genome contains these proteins:
- a CDS encoding recombinase RecB — MTDSSVSRPLLHASDLIGCRYRLSLDLREGRLVEPASHHEHRLPTSIASIPGLYTVASGPDAHLDTLEAIARGESVITGGVLMHERPIPGGVYSGIDEICHPDLLVKVDDSPQTTSPTYMPVLVVTRHLLSARKPGRRRKPSSSNAARAAAMKVRLLGVDRLGRAGVMGRTLRQAMVVTDEWKLRHYGPDAVKLGQAAAILHRLGVSCGLVGAISATGMNLDTRHIVIADEGSRVASYRMALRDARDAVAATQGRPSRFTPGTWPLAPRRIRECRTCRHHDLCLDELTASDDISLLLPGDKSMRLRSVGIDTVTALAQASTNTPHVSKEQVWMARARLADVDALRVAAKTSATRGDIEMDIDMEAYPNDGAYLWGTWVPGEDYRGFITWEPPGPEGLGGTAEARNFAIFWDYLMRRRNAAHEQGKTFRAYCWAAEGENYWLRQSATRFGGQEFVVPADSAELATGDAAGSSSEAAGPTKIVRVPTREEVDKFIASEDWVDMLKVARRQILSTVGMGLKVVAPWSGFHWRDADVDGEASLDLYRIATATDLDFVSEQSFEKLTQAEARAMLLRYNGDDCRSVAHVRDWLDSQRAAADLPHGDDLPVP, encoded by the coding sequence GTGACTGATTCATCCGTTTCGCGCCCGCTTCTCCACGCGAGCGACCTCATCGGCTGCCGCTACCGGCTGAGCCTCGACCTCCGCGAGGGGCGGCTAGTCGAACCTGCTTCTCACCATGAGCACCGCTTGCCGACGTCCATCGCGTCCATCCCCGGCCTGTACACAGTGGCCTCGGGACCGGACGCTCACCTGGATACCCTTGAGGCCATCGCCCGCGGAGAAAGCGTCATCACCGGTGGCGTGCTCATGCATGAGCGTCCGATTCCCGGTGGGGTGTACTCGGGAATCGACGAGATTTGCCACCCCGATCTGCTGGTCAAGGTCGATGATTCACCACAGACGACCTCACCGACGTACATGCCGGTCCTGGTTGTCACACGGCACCTGCTCTCTGCGCGCAAACCGGGCCGGCGGCGTAAGCCGTCGTCAAGCAATGCGGCGCGTGCGGCGGCGATGAAGGTGCGACTGCTGGGCGTTGATCGGCTCGGGCGTGCTGGCGTGATGGGGCGGACCCTGCGTCAGGCGATGGTTGTCACGGACGAGTGGAAGCTACGGCATTACGGACCCGATGCTGTGAAGCTTGGGCAGGCAGCGGCGATACTGCACCGCCTGGGCGTGTCCTGTGGTCTGGTGGGGGCGATTAGTGCCACCGGGATGAACCTGGATACACGGCATATTGTCATTGCCGATGAAGGTTCGCGCGTGGCCTCGTACCGGATGGCGTTGCGGGATGCGCGTGATGCCGTCGCTGCCACTCAGGGGCGACCGTCACGGTTTACGCCAGGCACCTGGCCGCTGGCGCCACGGCGCATCCGGGAGTGCCGAACCTGCCGTCACCACGACCTTTGCTTGGATGAGCTGACCGCAAGTGACGATATTTCCCTCCTCCTACCTGGCGATAAGTCCATGCGGTTGCGCAGTGTGGGCATCGACACAGTCACGGCACTGGCGCAGGCCAGTACCAACACTCCGCACGTCAGCAAGGAGCAGGTGTGGATGGCGAGGGCGCGGCTTGCCGACGTCGACGCGCTCCGGGTAGCCGCTAAGACATCGGCCACGCGTGGCGATATTGAGATGGATATCGATATGGAGGCGTACCCCAACGATGGCGCCTACCTGTGGGGAACGTGGGTGCCTGGGGAGGACTACCGCGGGTTTATCACCTGGGAGCCACCGGGGCCAGAAGGGCTCGGTGGCACGGCAGAGGCCAGGAACTTTGCGATTTTCTGGGATTACCTGATGCGTCGTCGAAATGCGGCGCATGAACAAGGCAAGACCTTCCGCGCCTATTGCTGGGCGGCAGAGGGTGAGAACTATTGGCTGCGTCAGAGCGCCACCCGGTTCGGCGGCCAGGAATTTGTGGTGCCCGCAGATTCGGCGGAGCTGGCTACAGGCGATGCGGCTGGTTCCAGTTCCGAGGCAGCTGGCCCGACAAAGATTGTGCGGGTGCCGACCCGCGAAGAAGTGGACAAGTTCATTGCCTCGGAGGACTGGGTGGACATGCTGAAGGTCGCCCGTCGCCAGATCCTCTCCACCGTCGGCATGGGGCTTAAAGTCGTGGCCCCGTGGTCGGGCTTCCACTGGCGCGACGCCGATGTTGACGGCGAGGCATCGCTGGATCTGTATCGCATTGCGACGGCCACTGACCTTGACTTTGTCTCGGAACAGTCCTTTGAAAAGCTCACGCAAGCCGAGGCTCGCGCCATGCTGCTGCGCTACAACGGCGATGACTGCCGATCGGTAGCCCACGTCCGCGACTGGCTGGATTCACAGCGCGCGGCCGCGGACCTGCCGCATGGGGATGACCTGCCGGTTCCTTAG
- a CDS encoding crotonase/enoyl-CoA hydratase family protein yields MNTSNNVNVAYEHLAVADSEAAKIAVVSLDRGDKLNGLTLEMLTELSAVARKLAADRDLRGVILRGEGKSFCAGLDFASAFKKPSRILRSFVPDIHGTNLFQRACWDWRGLPVPVIAAVHGHCYGGGLQIALGADFRITTSDAKWSILEAKWGLIPDMSGMRTILDEVSADTARWLTMSGEELNGKEATEIGLATWAVDTEDAALKLSKEKLAQLATRSPDQLAATKRLFRDVHRSPRATFRAERTQQLLLLARKNTAIIRNAAMKKVSPKFARRGTWARG; encoded by the coding sequence ATGAACACCAGCAACAATGTCAACGTCGCCTATGAACACCTCGCCGTAGCTGATTCAGAGGCGGCGAAAATCGCTGTCGTCAGTTTGGACCGCGGAGACAAACTCAACGGTCTAACACTTGAGATGCTGACCGAGCTGTCCGCCGTCGCCCGGAAACTGGCAGCTGACCGTGATCTGCGTGGCGTAATCCTACGTGGCGAGGGCAAATCGTTTTGCGCTGGACTCGATTTCGCCTCGGCATTTAAGAAGCCCTCACGCATCCTGCGCTCATTCGTCCCCGATATCCACGGCACAAACCTGTTCCAGCGCGCCTGCTGGGACTGGCGAGGCCTGCCGGTGCCGGTCATTGCGGCGGTGCATGGGCACTGCTACGGCGGTGGTCTACAGATTGCACTAGGTGCTGATTTCCGCATTACTACGAGCGATGCCAAGTGGTCAATCCTCGAAGCGAAGTGGGGACTGATTCCGGATATGTCCGGTATGCGAACCATCCTCGATGAGGTCAGCGCCGATACTGCACGTTGGCTGACCATGTCTGGCGAAGAACTCAACGGCAAGGAAGCAACTGAGATCGGTCTGGCGACGTGGGCCGTGGACACGGAGGACGCTGCACTCAAGCTGTCCAAGGAGAAGTTGGCACAGCTGGCGACACGCTCGCCGGATCAGCTGGCGGCGACGAAGCGGCTTTTCCGCGATGTGCACCGCTCTCCTCGCGCAACATTCCGTGCCGAGCGCACACAGCAGCTGCTGCTGTTAGCCCGCAAGAACACGGCCATTATTCGCAATGCTGCGATGAAGAAGGTCTCACCTAAGTTCGCCCGGCGCGGCACGTGGGCGCGTGGTTAG